The Polyodon spathula isolate WHYD16114869_AA chromosome 3, ASM1765450v1, whole genome shotgun sequence genome has a segment encoding these proteins:
- the LOC121313208 gene encoding pyruvate dehydrogenase [acetyl-transferring]-phosphatase 1, mitochondrial-like — MPVTSHIFTTAIRNGEIRKLGTSTFQSHNRNLCWSLPLHSPKTLHALLKTASSTTLGSGSSIKENPPWYIKKQSYRTASQQYYNLTPPQVNSILKANEYCFKVPEFDGKNVSSVLGFDSSQLPANVPIEDRRSVATCLQTRGMLFGVFDGHAGCACAQAVSERLFYYIAVSLLPHKTLLEVENAVENGRALLPILQWHKHPNDYFSKQASKLYFNSLRTYWQELIDLNTEVHQDTQEAFINAFKRLDNDISLEAQVGNPNYFLNYLMLRVAFSGATACIAHINGADIQVANTGDSRAVLGVQEEDGSWTAVTLSNDHNAQNEDEIKRIRSQHPKNEEKTVVKQDRLLGLLMPFRAFGDVKFKWSIELQKMVLESGPDQLNENEHTKFTPPDYHTPPYLTAKPEVIHHSLRPQDKFLVLGTDGLWETMHRQEVVTVLGEYLTGVHLQQPISVGGYKVTLGQMQGLLMERKARISSVFEDQNAATHLIRHAVGKNEFGVVDHERLCKMLSLPEELARMYRDDITIIVVQFNSHVISAQSKPGGGE, encoded by the coding sequence ATGCCTGTGACCTCCCATATATTTACTACAGCTATTCGCAATGGTGAAATCAGAAAGTTAGGCACCTCCACCTTCCAGAGCCACAATCGGAATCTATGTTGGTCTTTGCCACTGCACTCCCCAAAAACATTACATGCACTGCTGAAAACAGCTAGCTCCACGACATTGGGGTCAGGCAGCTCAATAAAGGAAAACCCTCCATGGTATATCAAGAAGCAGAGCTACAGAACTGCTTCCCAGCAGTACTACAATCTGACTCCCCCTCAAGTCAACAGCATCTTAAAAGCAAATGAATACTGCTTTAAAGTCCCAGAGTTTGATGGGAAGAATGTGAGCTCAGTTCTGGGCTTTGATAGCAGCCAGCTGCCAGCCAATGTGCCCATAGAAGACAGGAGGAGTGTTGCCACCTGCCTGCAGACAAGAGGAATGCTGTTTGGGGTGTTCGATGGACATGCCGGATGTGCCTGTGCCCAGGCAGTGAGCGAAAGGCTTTTCTATTACATTGCAGTCTCTTTGCTGCCACACAAGACATTGCTGGAGGTAGAAAATGCAGTGGAAAATGGACGTGCCTTATTGCCCATCCTGCAGTGGCACAAGCACCCCAATGATTATTTCAGTAAGCAAGCTTCCAAGTTGTACTTCAACAGTCTGAGAACTTACTGGCAGGAGCTCATTGACCTGAATACTGAAGTGCACCAAGATACTCAAGAGGCTTTCATTAATGCCTTCAAGAGGCTCGATAACGATATTTCCCTGGAAGCTCAAGTCGGAAATCCCAACTATTTCCTTAACTACTTGATGCTTCGAGTAGCATTCTCTGGAGCCACTGCCTGCATTGCCCATATAAACGGTGCAGATATACAAGTTGCAAACACTGGAGATAGCAGAGCGGTGCTTGGGGTGCAGGAGGAAGACGGATCTTGGACTGCAGTTACCTTATCGAATGATCACAATGCACAGAATGAAGATGAAATCAAACGCATTAGATCCCAGCATCCAAAGAATGAGGAAAAGACTGTTGTCAAACAGGATAGGTTGCTAGGCCTGCTAATGCCATTCAGGGCATTCGGAGATGTGAAGTTCAAGTGGAGCATCGAGCTTCAGAAGATGGTGCTGGAATCTGGGCCTGATCAGTTGAATGAAAATGAGCACACAAAGTTTACCCCACCAGACTACCATACTCCCCCTTATCTCACAGCCAAGCCAGAAGTCATTCACCATAGCTTAAGACCCCAGGACAAATTCCTTGTGCTGGGCACTGATGGACTGTGGGAGACCATGCACAGGCAAGAAGTGGTGACAGTTCTTGGAGAATATCTAACAGGTGTCCACCTCCAGCAACCCATATCTGTAGGAGGGTACAAGGTGACCCTAGGTCAAATGCAGGGCTTGCTAATGGAGCGAAAAGCAAGAATTTCTTCTGTCTTTGAGGATCAGAACGCTGCAACCCATCTGATCAGGCATGCAGTGGGCAAAAATGAGTTTGGAGTGGTGGACCACGAACGACTTTGCAAAATGCTGAGCCTGCCTGAGGAGCTTGCTCGAATGTATAGGGACGACATCACCATTATCGTAGTGCAGTTTAATTCTCATGTCATTAGTGCACAGAGCAAGCCAGGAGGAGGGGAGTGA